In a single window of the Coffea eugenioides isolate CCC68of chromosome 3, Ceug_1.0, whole genome shotgun sequence genome:
- the LOC113765448 gene encoding pentatricopeptide repeat-containing protein At3g22670, mitochondrial-like, with protein sequence MPSRLRLFHSFWHFRARISSSRFTTDVRYVSDGNHFLWNPFCTVAESVQVEDSVVVTVESPGLPHWVKSSNNEVNNVEDEEFVLPSVSDWIDSHELHRPGVDTESKVGDLSDSEADKISKILKSEFKSPDAVLEALNGCRVDVTEDLVKQILERFSFDWIPCLGFFRWAKLQGGFKLSPELYSLMVDNLGKLRKFDLMFDLVEEMRQLEGCITLVTISKVIRRLAKAGRLVDAIDVFRNLDQYGVPKDIYALNILVDALIKDRGVEHAEEVILEYKDIVSPNASTFNMLVHGWCRARKLEEARKTVGKMKRHGFNPDVVTYTCFIELYCRDKDFRKVDRKLKAMQELGLMPSVVTYTIIMTALGKAKEMNRALEFYEMMKQNGCVPDSSFYSTLIENLSKSGRLKDARELFEDMAKQGVDPDTLTYNTMIAASARHSEELDALMLLKQMEERQCKPDLQTYAPLLKMCCRLRRMKVLSFLLRHMFKNNISFDLGTYTLLVSGLCAHGNLNRACSFFEESVKRGFVPTDAMYTKLVKGLQEKGMEKEKERIEELMLQAKVQGSIDSSKSFIQVQE encoded by the coding sequence ATGCCATCAAGATTGAGGCTTTTCCACTCTTTTTGGCACTTTAGAGCTCGAATAAGTTCTTCTAGGTTTACTACAGACGTTAGATATGTATCTGATGGGAATCATTTCTTGTGGAATCCCTTTTGCACTGTGGCTGAGTCAGTTCAAGTTGAAGATTCGGTTGTTGTGACTGTTGAGTCTCCTGGACTTCCACATTGGGTTAAATCTTCAAACAACGAGGTGAATAATGTAGAAGATGAGGAATTTGTGCTCCCCTCAGTCTCAGATTGGATTGACAGTCACGAGCTTCATCGCCCAGGAGTTGATACTGAAAGCAAAGTAGGTGATTTGTCAGATAGTGAAGCTGATAAGATTAGTAAGATTCTGAAAAGTGAGTTTAAATCACCGGATGCTGTTCTAGAAGCATTAAATGGTTGTAGAGTTGATGTAACAGAGGATTTGGTTAAGCAAATTTTGGAAAGATTCAGTTTTGATTGGATTCCGTGTTTGGGGTTTTTTAGGTGGGCCAAATTACAGGGAGGTTTTAAGTTGTCACCTGAGTTGTATAGTTTGATGGTTGATAATTTGGGGAAATTGAGGAAATTTGATCTCATGTTTGATTTGGTGGAAGAAATGCGGCAGTTGGAAGGTTGCATTACATTGGTTACGATAAGTAAAGTCATAAGAAGACTTGCAAAGGCCGGGAGGCTCGTTGATGCTATAGATGTGTTTAGAAATTTGGACCAATATGGAGTGCCCAAGGATATTTATGCATTGAATATTTTGGTAGATGCTTTGATTAAGGATCGAGGAGTTGAGCATGCTGAAGAAGTCATCTTAGAATATAAGGATATTGTATCTCCAAATGCTTCTACTTTTAACATGTTAGTCCATGGCTGGTGCAGAGCTAGGAAACTAGAAGAAGCTAGGAAGACCGTGGGCAAGATGAAAAGACATGGTTTTAATCCTGATGTGGTCACATACACTTGCTTTATTGAATTATATTGTCGTGATAAAGATTTTCGGAAAGTTGACCGTAAGTTAAAGGCTATGCAGGAGCTAGGACTTATGCCTTCTGTGGTGACATACACCATTATAATGACTGCACTTGGGAAGGCAAAGGAAATGAATAGAGCCTTAGAATTTTATGAGATGATGAAGCAGAATGGTTGTGTTCCTGATAGTTCATTTTATAGCACTTTGATTGAAAATTTAAGTAAATCCGGGAGACTGAAGGATGCTCGTGAACTATTTGAGGATATGGCTAAGCAAGGAGTTGATCCGGATACATTGACATATAACACAATGATTGCTGCTTCTGCACGGCACTCTGAAGAATTGGATGCCTTAATGCTGCTTaaacaaatggaggagaggcaATGCAAGCCTGATCTTCAAACTTATGCGCCATTGTTAAAGATGTGCTGTAGATTGAGAAGAATGAAGGTGCTTTCCTTTCTGTTGAGGCACATGTTTAAGAATAATATCAGCTTTGATCTGGGAACATATACACTTCTGGTGAGTGGGCTCTGTGCACATGGGAACCTAAATCGTGCTTGTTCATTTTTTGAGGAATCAGTGAAGAGAGGTTTTGTTCCTACAGATGCCATGTACACAAAGCTTGTGAAGGGACTTCAGGAGAAGGGtatggagaaagaaaaagaaaggattgaaGAACTGATGCTACAGGCTAAAGTACAAGGATCTATTGATTCTTCTAAGAGCTTTATTCAGGTTCAGGAATGA